A stretch of Orientia tsutsugamushi DNA encodes these proteins:
- a CDS encoding type I secretion system permease/ATPase, with protein sequence MKQIPIINKFVQELNPFQEALEKCRLAFYIIFCFAFCINILMLITPLYSLQVLDRVIGSGNIETLIMLSLIIGTIYFVHTLMQIARSFTMIRIGIWLENNISPMLLSHSIASSAIRQSLSTGQLLRDFQLVKNFLTSVGLNTILDAPWTIPYVIVIFMIHPYIGYLTVVGGIVIIILAFVNAAITNRNLGEATEYSIKALNQVEIANRNAEVIEAMGMMKNVSSNWSKINQLALSKQTLASYRNGILSNISRFVRYIMQMCVTGIGAYIVVKTGGREMSTGGMIASSILVGRALAPVDNAIELWKQINNTLKAYKRINDSFKVSNLRDKAMPMLKVTGKLDVENVSFSMPYLNPTTKQVEYKPILKNVSFDLNPGEVLAIIGPSAAGKSTLSRLLVGVWRCSSGAVRLDSANVYDWNREDFGNHVGYLPQGVELFSGTIKQNIAKMSEEIDPEKVTDAALMAGAHDLILKFPNGYETDIGIGGSSLSGGQKQRIGLARAFYGNPKFIVLDEPNANLDEVGELALSNALQLAKQKGITVVVISHRPSVLSVVDKILVLQNGTVAVFGDREEVMNQLNNHKRSIHK encoded by the coding sequence ATGAAACAAATTCCTATAATAAATAAGTTTGTTCAGGAATTAAATCCTTTTCAGGAAGCACTAGAGAAGTGTAGGTTAGCTTTTTATATAATATTTTGCTTTGCATTTTGTATCAATATATTAATGCTTATTACACCGTTATATTCATTGCAAGTTCTTGATCGTGTAATAGGTAGCGGTAATATTGAAACGTTGATTATGTTATCTTTAATTATTGGTACAATTTATTTTGTTCATACTTTAATGCAGATTGCTCGTTCGTTTACTATGATTCGCATTGGTATATGGCTTGAAAATAATATTTCTCCAATGCTACTTTCTCACTCTATCGCATCATCGGCAATACGGCAGTCATTATCTACTGGGCAATTATTACGTGACTTTCAGTTGGTTAAGAATTTTTTAACTAGTGTAGGATTAAATACTATACTAGATGCTCCGTGGACAATTCCATATGTTATAGTAATTTTCATGATTCATCCATATATAGGTTATTTAACAGTTGTTGGAGGAATTGTGATTATTATACTTGCTTTTGTTAATGCAGCTATAACTAATAGGAATTTAGGTGAAGCAACTGAATATTCTATTAAAGCATTAAATCAGGTAGAAATTGCTAATCGTAATGCAGAAGTTATTGAAGCAATGGGAATGATGAAAAATGTTAGCTCTAATTGGAGCAAAATTAATCAGTTAGCGTTATCTAAGCAAACGTTAGCTAGCTACCGTAATGGTATTCTTTCTAATATTTCTAGATTTGTTAGATATATAATGCAAATGTGCGTTACTGGAATTGGAGCGTATATTGTAGTCAAGACTGGAGGGCGAGAGATGTCGACTGGAGGAATGATTGCTAGTTCTATCCTTGTTGGTAGAGCTCTTGCTCCTGTTGACAATGCAATTGAGTTATGGAAACAAATTAATAATACTCTTAAAGCATATAAAAGAATTAACGATTCTTTTAAAGTATCTAATTTACGTGATAAGGCTATGCCTATGCTAAAGGTAACTGGTAAGCTTGATGTTGAAAATGTTTCTTTCTCTATGCCTTACTTAAATCCTACTACTAAGCAGGTAGAATATAAACCAATTTTAAAAAACGTAAGTTTTGATTTAAATCCAGGTGAAGTGTTAGCAATAATCGGCCCTAGCGCTGCTGGAAAATCAACTCTGTCTAGGCTTTTAGTAGGAGTTTGGAGATGTAGTTCAGGTGCTGTAAGGTTAGACAGTGCTAATGTGTATGATTGGAATAGAGAAGATTTTGGTAATCATGTAGGTTATCTTCCTCAGGGTGTTGAATTATTTAGTGGTACTATAAAACAGAATATTGCTAAAATGAGTGAAGAAATTGATCCAGAAAAAGTAACAGATGCTGCTTTAATGGCTGGAGCACATGATTTAATTTTAAAATTTCCTAATGGTTATGAAACAGATATTGGTATTGGAGGGTCAAGTCTTTCAGGGGGCCAAAAGCAGCGTATTGGTTTAGCTAGAGCTTTCTATGGCAATCCTAAATTTATAGTATTAGATGAACCTAATGCTAATCTTGATGAAGTTGGAGAACTAGCTTTATCAAATGCTCTACAATTAGCTAAACAGAAAGGCATTACAGTTGTAGTTATATCGCATAGACCTTCTGTATTATCAGTAGTAGATAAGATATTAGTATTGCAAAATGGAACAGTAGCTGTCTTTGGAGATAGAGAAGAAGTTATGAATCAGCTTAATAATCATAAAAGAAGTATTCATAAATAG
- a CDS encoding HlyD family type I secretion periplasmic adaptor subunit, with protein MSQLWNDNNNDIKGVIPKMSPQDRKNIMDVLLQNQQKQQKLEKSKWLKSLLKAILLQLTRLIYGIGNAVDSFISFIINSKGTAKNIVVQTARGPILFGVWVMIIFIVVGGLWSALAPLDSAAVAVGTVISSTENKIIQHQEGGIVKEIFVKQGDYVKTGDPIIALDDTKIRASVEIKLGQYRTLLANQARLTAELEQQEEIIFSEFLVNNNHIPEVAKIMSIQQHLFQARKKGLNARIMQFEKRIDSLEAKVVASKKQLEYVRKLIKNAESLIAQGFGQKTELDKLLVEESSLVGNIIITELEINSTQQDIERTKSEAIDRTLSELKEVEHAVIEAQESYNSLIDILSRTLVKSPVDGIIKVLDVNTQGGVIGSGQRIAEITPSNDSLIIKAKIPQKNIDSVKVGLKAKIRFGAFKYRTTPVFTGRVVLVSPDTVQDQQSAMQFNNAMIGDTFYIAKIEIDMDEFNKVAKVKNLKLFPGMQADIQIITGTRTLLRYLLDPITDNMFRAFTEK; from the coding sequence ATGTCTCAGCTTTGGAATGATAATAATAATGACATAAAGGGAGTAATACCTAAAATGTCGCCTCAGGATCGAAAAAATATAATGGATGTGTTATTGCAAAATCAGCAAAAACAACAAAAACTAGAAAAGAGCAAATGGCTAAAATCATTGCTTAAAGCAATATTGTTGCAGTTAACACGATTGATTTATGGTATAGGTAATGCTGTAGATAGCTTTATTAGTTTTATTATTAACTCAAAAGGTACAGCAAAAAATATTGTAGTTCAGACTGCAAGAGGGCCAATATTGTTTGGAGTTTGGGTCATGATTATTTTTATTGTAGTAGGTGGTTTATGGAGTGCATTAGCTCCACTTGACAGTGCTGCAGTAGCTGTTGGAACTGTGATATCAAGTACTGAAAATAAAATTATACAGCATCAGGAAGGTGGTATTGTTAAAGAAATTTTTGTTAAACAAGGTGATTACGTTAAGACAGGTGATCCTATAATAGCATTGGACGATACTAAAATTAGAGCTAGTGTAGAAATTAAGCTAGGTCAATATAGAACATTATTAGCTAATCAGGCTAGGTTAACTGCTGAACTAGAGCAACAAGAAGAAATAATATTTTCTGAATTTTTGGTTAATAATAACCATATACCAGAAGTAGCAAAAATAATGTCAATTCAGCAGCATCTATTTCAAGCAAGAAAGAAAGGCTTAAATGCAAGAATCATGCAATTTGAAAAAAGAATTGATTCTTTAGAAGCTAAAGTAGTAGCATCTAAAAAGCAGCTTGAGTATGTTAGAAAGCTTATTAAAAACGCTGAAAGCCTAATTGCTCAAGGTTTTGGACAAAAAACAGAGCTGGATAAATTGTTGGTTGAAGAATCAAGCTTGGTAGGTAATATCATAATTACTGAACTTGAGATAAACAGTACTCAGCAAGATATCGAACGAACAAAGTCTGAAGCAATAGATCGTACATTATCTGAACTTAAAGAAGTTGAACATGCTGTCATTGAAGCTCAAGAAAGCTATAACTCTTTGATTGATATATTAAGCAGAACCTTAGTAAAATCTCCAGTTGATGGTATAATTAAGGTTTTGGATGTTAATACTCAAGGTGGAGTTATTGGATCTGGACAAAGGATTGCAGAAATTACACCTAGTAATGATTCCCTGATAATTAAAGCTAAAATTCCTCAAAAGAATATTGATTCAGTTAAGGTAGGATTGAAGGCTAAAATAAGATTTGGTGCTTTCAAATATAGAACTACACCAGTGTTTACTGGGAGGGTAGTGCTAGTATCGCCTGATACAGTTCAAGATCAACAATCAGCAATGCAGTTTAATAATGCAATGATAGGTGATACTTTTTATATTGCTAAAATAGAAATAGATATGGATGAATTTAATAAAGTAGCAAAAGTTAAAAATTTAAAACTATTTCCAGGAATGCAAGCTGATATTCAAATTATTACTGGTACTAGAACTTTATTAAGATACTTGCTTGATCCAATAACTGATAACATGTTTAGAGCATTTACTGAGAAATAA
- the murJ gene encoding murein biosynthesis integral membrane protein MurJ has translation MRLLKSGIRVAILTIFSRISGFLRELFIASLFGVSELSDSIFFALKFPNLIRIALGEKAFFYNFVPFFSAKLIDSKKSAEQFASSIFTILVILLIVLVVFIQLIMPYIMFVFVPGFYTVENKLKVTVLLCRITIFYVILASIVVFIGEMLNSAGKFAVLAFSPILLNILIIAGTYLSSNFASYKVAICCSLIIAGLIQVLFVYINLKKAGIRLFFRIDRSDKNIKSFGSNLVYSMLSSGASQISNLISQIISSFFSGGISILSYADRIYQLPLAIIGISLNTVLLPELSKLYKQGLVDKAIILQKKTINISCFLALPAAVVIGMLSYPIAELVYQHGAFTQENTQKISLVIAISAFGLPTYILAKVITPAFYANCDTKTPMKIAICSSLLNITLSIFFARFFDYISIVLSNAISLLANIIFVLIAANKFSYYKFTKATAVFILKLLVSCVIMAITIYYFNNVVLYNKTTLLFKIFSLLICIAIGGLVYLVSCFALRVHHILYKG, from the coding sequence TTGAGATTATTAAAATCTGGTATCAGAGTAGCAATTTTAACTATTTTTTCAAGGATTTCAGGTTTTCTGCGAGAACTTTTTATTGCTTCATTATTTGGTGTTAGTGAATTATCTGATAGTATTTTTTTTGCTTTAAAGTTTCCTAACTTGATACGTATTGCTTTAGGAGAAAAAGCATTCTTTTACAATTTTGTGCCGTTTTTTAGCGCAAAATTAATAGACTCAAAAAAATCAGCAGAGCAATTCGCTAGCAGTATTTTTACTATACTTGTTATTTTGCTAATTGTACTTGTTGTTTTTATTCAGCTTATCATGCCGTATATTATGTTTGTATTTGTTCCTGGTTTTTATACTGTAGAAAATAAGTTAAAGGTTACAGTATTATTATGTAGGATAACTATTTTTTATGTTATTTTAGCTTCAATAGTCGTTTTTATTGGAGAAATGTTAAATTCAGCAGGTAAATTTGCAGTTTTAGCATTTTCTCCAATTTTATTAAACATACTTATTATAGCTGGTACATATCTTAGCAGTAACTTTGCTTCCTACAAAGTAGCAATTTGCTGTTCTCTAATTATAGCTGGCCTTATACAAGTATTGTTTGTGTATATTAATTTAAAAAAAGCTGGCATTAGATTGTTTTTTAGGATTGATAGGTCAGATAAAAATATAAAATCTTTTGGTAGCAACTTAGTGTATTCAATGTTAAGTTCTGGAGCATCGCAAATTAGTAATCTGATTTCTCAGATTATATCTAGTTTTTTTTCAGGAGGAATATCAATTTTATCATATGCAGATAGAATATATCAGCTACCTTTAGCAATTATAGGAATAAGTCTTAATACAGTTTTACTGCCTGAATTATCAAAATTATATAAACAAGGGTTAGTTGATAAAGCTATTATATTACAAAAAAAAACAATCAACATTAGTTGTTTTTTAGCATTACCTGCTGCTGTTGTAATTGGAATGTTATCGTATCCAATCGCTGAATTAGTTTATCAACATGGAGCTTTTACACAAGAAAATACTCAAAAGATATCGTTAGTAATTGCTATTTCAGCATTTGGATTACCAACGTATATTCTAGCTAAGGTTATAACTCCAGCATTCTATGCAAATTGTGATACTAAAACACCTATGAAAATTGCTATATGTTCATCTTTATTAAATATAACTCTTAGCATATTCTTTGCGCGGTTTTTTGATTATATTAGCATTGTCTTAAGCAATGCAATATCGCTATTAGCTAATATTATATTTGTATTAATTGCTGCTAATAAGTTTAGCTATTACAAGTTTACAAAAGCAACAGCTGTCTTTATTTTAAAGTTATTAGTATCTTGTGTAATTATGGCTATAACTATTTATTACTTCAATAATGTTGTATTGTATAATAAAACAACTCTTCTATTTAAGATATTTTCATTGTTAATATGTATTGCTATTGGAGGGTTGGTATACCTTGTATCTTGCTTTGCATTAAGAGTACACCATATTTTATATAAAGGTTAA
- a CDS encoding transposase: MEAKPEIREKYQQVISSILKKNLVYIDESGIGMSICKDRWWSKKGTHVSSKKSGKYYERTNTIAGYVNNKSIAPMIFNGSCNTRLFEA, encoded by the coding sequence ATGGAAGCAAAACCAGAAATAAGAGAAAAATATCAACAAGTGATAAGTTCTATACTCAAGAAAAACTTAGTATACATAGATGAAAGTGGAATTGGAATGTCCATATGCAAGGATAGATGGTGGAGCAAAAAAGGAACTCATGTGAGCAGCAAAAAGAGTGGTAAATATTATGAACGTACAAATACTATAGCTGGTTATGTTAATAATAAATCAATCGCACCTATGATATTCAATGGTTCGTGTAATACAAGATTATTTGAAGCTTAG
- a CDS encoding transposase: MPPYSPDLNPIEKFWANIKLWIRHQIT; the protein is encoded by the coding sequence TTGCCACCTTATTCTCCAGATTTAAATCCGATAGAGAAGTTTTGGGCTAATATTAAGCTGTGGATTAGACATCAAATTACTTAA
- a CDS encoding sensor histidine kinase: MKEKKKTINQWMVQIPPIPIKLVNGESENIDEYMEIITKLRKAKYQVEVAESLKEYCTDLIQEIKYRFNIATSEIARLASEIMLNDSENKDKLKTILNRSTNLQEYCNDVVYTLRSEIENENLCLKKFSIQKLVKNAVRRLEDIAKEKDIKINYNFQYKMKDIVIGNSDHLQAILSQLIGSVIRFNHSCQVIITVHLFTVKNYIKSDNILQFRIHDTGSGISKEKLGNIKAKLADFELVRDYPLMLESGLWFVNYLINQLNGEMEIESEKDKFTTITCNIPVQLF, encoded by the coding sequence ATGAAAGAAAAGAAGAAAACAATTAACCAATGGATGGTACAAATTCCTCCAATACCAATTAAGTTGGTGAATGGAGAGAGTGAGAATATCGATGAATATATGGAAATAATAACAAAGCTAAGAAAAGCGAAGTATCAGGTCGAGGTAGCTGAATCATTGAAAGAATATTGTACAGATTTAATACAGGAGATTAAATATAGATTTAATATTGCAACGAGTGAAATTGCAAGGCTAGCAAGCGAGATCATGTTAAATGATTCGGAAAATAAAGATAAGCTGAAAACAATATTAAATCGATCAACAAATCTTCAAGAGTACTGTAATGATGTAGTTTACACGCTTAGAAGCGAAATTGAGAATGAAAATTTATGTTTAAAAAAATTTAGCATACAAAAGCTAGTAAAGAATGCCGTTAGGCGACTAGAAGACATTGCAAAAGAGAAAGATATAAAAATCAATTACAATTTTCAGTACAAAATGAAGGATATTGTGATTGGAAATAGTGATCATTTACAGGCTATATTAAGTCAATTAATAGGAAGCGTCATTAGATTTAATCACAGCTGCCAGGTTATAATTACAGTTCATTTGTTTACTGTAAAAAATTATATAAAAAGCGATAACATACTACAATTTAGAATACACGATACAGGAAGCGGTATTTCAAAAGAAAAATTAGGGAATATAAAAGCTAAATTAGCTGATTTTGAATTGGTACGAGACTATCCGCTAATGCTGGAATCAGGATTATGGTTTGTAAATTACCTTATTAATCAACTTAATGGAGAAATGGAAATAGAAAGCGAAAAAGACAAGTTTACAACCATTACTTGCAATATTCCAGTACAACTTTTTTAA
- a CDS encoding aminopeptidase P family protein, producing MKHNEQRLKQLREKFLEFGISGYIIPSSNEYQSECAPKYARRLEYITGFSGSYGIAIITLNKAILFTDGRYLIQASKQVNLEQFQIINIKDILTTDWPSVISSDTDTIIGYDPYLLNLHSITYFQQLKLKDISPNLIDLIWNNQPSKPSTNAWIYSVDYAGQTTQDKISKLFIELKNKNVDGYFITDSTSICWLLNLRAYDTEFTPLMLSYAYLDCKNQSVYLFTNLERLNQSVKQHLNQGYQTIKLYSETDINVILKQITNKILVSESCPIGFLSAIKNKQIVKQQHDLCSTMKACKNQVEIAAAKQCHINDAVAVCEFFAWLDDIVTQHKLESINITEYSLSQMLTSFRKKQPNYICNSFDSICGFNENSAIIHYQPTDQSAKLIKGNGILLVDSGGQYLGGTTDITRTIVIGQATQLQKERYTLILKGHISLLNSVFPCGTVGSNLDVIARRNLWHHGLDYPHGTGHGVSNCLSVHEGPQSIGQYNNDVALVDGMILSNEPGYYEEGNYGIRIENLMFVKNSKYEGFLEFESLTLVPYCTDLILTSLLTNEEKEYIHHYYQRINDQVKPLLSDKAKIWLEKHVSMNI from the coding sequence ATGAAGCATAACGAACAAAGGTTGAAGCAATTAAGGGAAAAATTTTTAGAATTTGGTATCAGTGGATACATTATTCCTTCCAGTAATGAATATCAAAGTGAATGTGCTCCGAAATATGCTAGAAGATTGGAGTATATTACCGGATTTTCTGGATCATATGGAATAGCCATAATTACATTAAATAAGGCTATATTATTTACTGATGGTAGATATTTAATTCAAGCAAGTAAGCAGGTTAATTTGGAGCAATTTCAAATTATAAATATCAAAGATATTTTGACAACAGATTGGCCTAGCGTTATTTCAAGTGATACAGATACGATTATAGGTTATGATCCTTATCTTTTAAACTTACACTCAATTACCTACTTTCAGCAGTTAAAATTAAAGGATATATCACCAAATTTAATTGACTTGATCTGGAATAACCAACCTTCTAAACCATCAACTAATGCTTGGATCTACTCAGTAGATTATGCAGGACAAACCACTCAAGATAAAATTTCTAAGTTATTTATTGAGCTTAAAAATAAAAATGTTGATGGATATTTTATTACTGATTCTACATCAATATGCTGGTTGCTTAATCTTAGGGCGTATGATACCGAATTTACACCTTTAATGCTATCATACGCTTACCTAGATTGTAAGAATCAATCAGTGTATCTTTTTACAAATTTAGAACGTTTGAATCAATCAGTAAAGCAACACCTTAATCAAGGATATCAAACTATTAAATTATATTCAGAAACTGATATTAATGTTATATTGAAGCAGATTACAAATAAAATTCTTGTTAGTGAAAGCTGTCCTATAGGCTTTTTATCAGCAATTAAAAATAAGCAAATTGTTAAGCAGCAACATGATTTGTGTTCAACAATGAAAGCTTGTAAAAATCAAGTTGAAATTGCTGCCGCTAAGCAATGCCATATCAATGATGCAGTAGCAGTATGCGAATTTTTTGCTTGGTTAGATGATATAGTTACTCAACATAAGCTTGAATCAATAAATATTACAGAATACAGTTTAAGCCAAATGCTTACTAGTTTTCGTAAAAAACAGCCAAATTATATTTGTAATAGCTTTGATAGCATATGTGGCTTTAATGAAAATAGTGCTATTATACATTATCAACCAACAGATCAATCTGCAAAGTTAATCAAAGGCAATGGAATTCTATTAGTAGATTCTGGAGGACAATATCTCGGCGGTACTACTGATATTACTCGTACAATAGTAATTGGACAAGCAACTCAGTTACAAAAGGAGAGGTATACTTTGATTCTAAAAGGACATATATCTTTACTAAACAGTGTTTTCCCTTGTGGAACAGTAGGAAGTAATCTAGATGTTATTGCTAGAAGAAATTTATGGCATCATGGCCTTGATTATCCTCATGGTACTGGACATGGAGTTAGTAATTGTCTTAGTGTTCATGAAGGCCCTCAATCTATTGGACAATATAATAACGATGTAGCATTAGTTGATGGTATGATACTTTCAAATGAACCAGGGTACTATGAAGAAGGTAACTATGGTATTAGAATAGAAAATCTTATGTTTGTTAAAAATTCAAAATATGAAGGATTTTTAGAATTTGAGTCCTTAACGCTTGTTCCGTATTGCACAGATCTTATTTTAACCTCACTACTAACTAACGAAGAAAAAGAATATATTCATCATTATTATCAAAGAATAAACGATCAAGTAAAGCCACTTCTTAGTGATAAAGCAAAAATTTGGCTTGAAAAGCATGTAAGTATGAATATTTGA
- a CDS encoding sensor histidine kinase: protein MPIQDEGQNKINKLTEKLSTEGINSTTIKQIDAELQKLYFQLEESEQVSINCIEWIQYFRLIVNNYDRKKVNIIASLNGMIFLFRQYIASTNVRIETFNIESLINNSVIRMRKNFENENINLNVQNDIKPILIGDSFRIKAVISQLIGSAVINSSKNSKIIVNVNQNSEILQFIVQNIGLSTSKEKLERINAELENTNLVMYQELGEGLAFIKHLTHQMKGNLRVKERNNYVTFSFDVPTIV from the coding sequence ATGCCTATTCAAGACGAAGGTCAAAATAAAATCAATAAATTAACCGAAAAATTATCTACAGAGGGAATTAATAGCACAACAATAAAACAGATAGACGCTGAATTGCAAAAACTATACTTTCAGCTAGAGGAATCTGAGCAAGTAAGCATAAATTGCATAGAGTGGATACAATATTTTAGGCTAATAGTAAATAACTACGACAGAAAAAAAGTAAATATAATAGCTTCTCTAAATGGAATGATTTTTTTATTTAGACAATACATAGCATCAACGAATGTAAGGATTGAAACATTTAACATAGAATCGCTAATAAATAATTCTGTTATCAGAATGAGGAAAAATTTTGAGAATGAGAATATAAATCTAAATGTTCAAAATGACATAAAGCCGATTCTGATTGGAGACAGTTTCAGAATAAAAGCAGTAATAAGCCAGTTAATTGGTAGTGCGGTTATAAATAGTAGCAAGAATAGCAAGATTATTGTCAACGTCAATCAGAATTCAGAAATATTACAATTTATAGTACAAAACATAGGACTAAGCACTTCTAAAGAAAAATTAGAAAGAATAAATGCTGAACTAGAGAATACGAATTTGGTAATGTATCAAGAACTAGGAGAAGGATTAGCATTTATAAAACATCTTACACATCAGATGAAAGGAAATCTACGAGTGAAAGAGCGCAATAATTATGTAACTTTTTCATTTGATGTACCAACAATAGTTTGA
- a CDS encoding helix-turn-helix domain-containing protein, producing MPKSYSQDFQDKVMKCVNRGKSCNATSVKFDIAENTVRNWYKRYKSEGHYKERSRHGKKGKNR from the coding sequence ATGCCAAAATCATATAGCCAAGACTTTCAAGATAAAGTAATGAAATGTGTTAATCGAGGAAAAAGTTGTAATGCTACCTCAGTAAAATTTGATATAGCAGAAAACACAGTAAGAAATTGGTATAAAAGATATAAATCAGAAGGTCATTATAAAGAAAGATCACGCCATGGCAAAAAAGGAAAAAATAGATAA
- a CDS encoding HD domain-containing protein: protein MIDFYSESLLNKLFETNVRFDTKIDLDKVEKAIFYAKKYHGQQKRDTGELYYTHPLEVAYMVAYYSFETDTIITAILHDTIEDTTLTKEKIGQEFGHNIAEQVSDLTRIKDNKKISSREMIQTFYRQNKTELLLIKLFDRFHNIQTVSIKPYEKRQEIILETQQEFIPLAEYLKLQEIAIELNKYCELYTTK, encoded by the coding sequence ATGATAGACTTTTATAGCGAAAGCTTACTAAATAAGCTGTTTGAAACCAACGTAAGATTTGACACTAAAATTGATCTTGATAAAGTTGAAAAAGCAATATTTTATGCTAAAAAATATCATGGTCAGCAAAAGAGAGATACAGGAGAACTATACTACACACATCCATTAGAAGTAGCTTATATGGTTGCATACTACAGCTTTGAAACAGATACGATTATTACAGCAATACTACATGATACCATCGAAGACACAACACTAACTAAAGAAAAAATAGGTCAAGAATTTGGTCATAATATTGCAGAACAGGTTTCAGATCTCACCAGGATTAAGGATAATAAAAAAATCAGTTCTAGAGAAATGATTCAAACATTTTATAGACAAAATAAAACAGAACTATTATTAATTAAGCTTTTCGACCGATTCCATAATATTCAGACTGTATCAATAAAACCTTATGAAAAAAGACAAGAAATCATACTAGAAACGCAGCAAGAATTTATACCTCTTGCTGAATATCTTAAACTACAAGAAATTGCTATAGAGCTAAATAAATACTGTGAGCTTTATACTACCAAATAA
- a CDS encoding DNA adenine methylase, which produces MSVAVANKSKPFLHWIGSKRRIVNKLIEHLPQGPHYNYYEPFLGGGALFFQVRHLFKQCFLSDINLDLITSYNAVKNNPNEVNRLLSLYHKHHSKDYYYKVKNKYSNNPNEITAKFIYLNKYSFRGIYRVYKNGQSAQTFSGECYIKLHIASRINQCSSLLHGVSIYATDFSFIEPKKGDFVYFDPPYHKSGERFYTRLPFDEKDQIRLRDFVQELTNKGVKIMISNNNTAFIRDLYKDFNINTVTVVYSINEQRNPVNELIITNYKTC; this is translated from the coding sequence GTGTCAGTAGCTGTTGCTAATAAGTCTAAGCCTTTTCTTCATTGGATTGGTAGTAAACGAAGAATTGTTAATAAATTAATAGAACATCTTCCTCAAGGTCCACACTATAATTACTATGAACCATTCCTTGGTGGCGGTGCTTTATTTTTTCAAGTTAGGCATCTTTTTAAACAATGTTTTTTGTCTGACATCAATCTTGATTTAATTACTAGCTATAATGCTGTTAAAAATAATCCTAATGAGGTCAATAGATTACTGAGTTTATATCACAAACATCATTCGAAGGATTATTATTATAAAGTTAAAAACAAATATAGTAATAATCCGAATGAGATTACCGCAAAATTTATATATCTTAATAAATACTCTTTTAGGGGAATTTATAGAGTCTACAAAAATGGACAATCTGCTCAAACATTTTCTGGTGAATGCTACATTAAACTCCATATTGCATCTAGAATAAACCAATGCAGCAGCCTTCTACATGGTGTATCAATTTATGCTACAGATTTTTCATTTATAGAACCTAAAAAAGGTGACTTCGTTTATTTCGATCCTCCTTATCATAAATCTGGAGAAAGGTTCTACACTAGACTTCCATTTGATGAAAAAGATCAAATTAGATTACGGGATTTTGTCCAAGAATTAACAAATAAAGGTGTTAAGATTATGATCTCAAATAATAATACTGCCTTTATTAGAGACTTATACAAAGATTTTAATATCAATACCGTTACAGTCGTATACTCAATCAATGAACAACGCAATCCTGTTAATGAGCTAATCATTACTAACTATAAAACTTGCTAG